The following proteins come from a genomic window of Alnus glutinosa chromosome 10, dhAlnGlut1.1, whole genome shotgun sequence:
- the LOC133879427 gene encoding uncharacterized protein LOC133879427: MEGSLAEELYSESLKLSKIDLGSSSTAIDCDGDDLQHDDGAAIWDSSGDELDESFELDREWQRRRDQYHTHGYREGISAGKEASAQEGFNVGFKQSVLVGYNWGVVRGVTSALASLPDGLKEKLIETQEKRDEFKVLYESVHSLSAVDALRLFNDDIVAKKALEQSENAEDSSHVACTQEQRSDCSRLENYVGELQALLSESPALKVHFPVEK; this comes from the exons ATGGAGGGTAGTCTTGCTGAAGAGCTTTACTCAGAAAGTTTGAAGCTATCAAAGATAGACTTGGGTTCTTCTTCAACTGCCATTG ATTGTGATGGGGATGACTTGCAGCATGATGATGGAGCTGCTATATGGGATAGTTCTGGAGATGAATTGGATGAATCATTTGAATTGGACAGAGAATGGCAGAGGAGACGTGACCAATATCATACA CATGGATATCGTGAAGGCATCTCTGCAGGAAAAGAAGCTTCTGCTCAGGAAGGATTTAATGTTGGCTTTAAGCAATCAGTCCTTGTTGGGTACAACTGGGGTGTTGTAAGAGGTGTTACCAG TGCACTGGCTTCCCTTCCAGATGggttaaaagaaaagttaattgAAACACAAGAAAAGAGAGATGAATTCAAGGTCTTGTATGAATCTGTTCATTCTCTTTCAGCGGTGGACGCTCTTCGGTTGTTTAATGATGATATCGTGGCAAAAAAAGCTCTGGAACAAAGCGAAAATGCTGAGGATAGTTCTCATGTTGCCTGTACGCAAGAGCAAAGGTCAGACTGCAGTCGTCTAGAAAATTACGTCGGAGAGCTCCAAGCACTTCTTTCAGAATCTCCGGCACTCAAAGTACATTTTCCTGTAGAAAAGTAG